One genomic segment of bacterium includes these proteins:
- a CDS encoding FAD-dependent oxidoreductase: MHHGIKKLLLLGAGHAHVQVLAQLARQRPADLDVTVLTPYPYQTCSAMVPGLVAGRYSEADCQIPLDPLIRAAGAKWLQGRCTGLDAAAQTVMAASTGKNKALPPELRYDLLSIDTGAVIDRSRLEAEMPGASERALIVRPIEVFAGLWPRVLDMARGKPLSIAVIGAGATGVELLFAAEQRLREAGFQATQFTLLTGDADIAAHYPAGVRRRVLRRLKQRGITVLRETCTGIGPQGLQLGSG, from the coding sequence ATGCACCACGGCATCAAAAAACTCCTGCTGCTCGGCGCCGGTCATGCCCACGTGCAGGTGCTGGCCCAACTGGCCCGGCAACGCCCCGCCGACCTGGACGTGACCGTGCTCACGCCCTACCCCTACCAGACCTGCAGCGCCATGGTGCCCGGCCTCGTCGCCGGCCGCTATAGCGAGGCCGACTGCCAGATTCCGCTCGACCCGCTGATCAGGGCCGCGGGCGCGAAATGGCTGCAGGGCCGCTGCACCGGCCTCGACGCCGCCGCGCAGACCGTGATGGCCGCGTCCACCGGAAAAAACAAGGCGCTGCCGCCCGAGCTGCGCTACGACCTGCTGTCCATCGACACCGGCGCCGTGATCGACCGCAGCCGGCTGGAGGCCGAGATGCCCGGCGCCAGCGAACGCGCGCTCATCGTGCGCCCGATCGAAGTCTTTGCCGGCCTGTGGCCGCGCGTGCTCGACATGGCCCGGGGAAAACCCCTGTCCATCGCTGTCATCGGCGCTGGGGCCACTGGTGTGGAGCTGCTCTTCGCGGCCGAGCAGCGCCTGCGCGAAGCGGGTTTTCAGGCCACGCAGTTCACGCTGCTGACCGGTGACGCCGACATCGCGGCCCACTACCCCGCGGGCGTGCGCCGCCGGGTGCTGCGGCGGCTCAAGCAGCGCGGCATCACCGTGCTGCGCGAAACCTGCACCGGCATCGGCCCGCAAGGCCTGCAACTCGGCAGCGGCG
- a CDS encoding DUF3047 domain-containing protein — protein MNSHPASSSFFILQVSSRVDPNHSAAAATPHQGYSHAGWGIRAVRGIFALTLAAVGVAQAAPALPPLLLGEGALNPAWRFVGFPKKHADLPATRFEAGRVDGQAALKVVTASSYGTLVHELKDAEPPPTRLQWRWRLDQPLTGGQAPPDLLTKAGDDAALKVCALFDHPLERVPFVERTVLRIARSISGEALPAATLCYVWDSGHPAPLQGANPYTRRVRFISLQGQGAPLDQWVNESRNMAQDFAELFGDELPAGAEVPRVSTVLIGADSDNTASRSVGWVADLRWANEPP, from the coding sequence ATGAACAGCCATCCAGCCAGCAGCAGTTTTTTCATCTTGCAGGTCTCCTCCAGGGTTGACCCAAACCATAGCGCCGCCGCGGCAACGCCGCATCAGGGCTATTCCCATGCCGGTTGGGGTATTCGGGCTGTTCGCGGGATCTTCGCCCTGACGCTGGCGGCGGTCGGCGTGGCGCAGGCCGCGCCTGCCCTGCCGCCGTTGCTGCTGGGCGAAGGCGCACTCAACCCGGCCTGGCGCTTCGTGGGCTTCCCCAAGAAACACGCCGACCTGCCCGCGACCCGCTTCGAGGCCGGCCGGGTAGACGGCCAGGCCGCGCTCAAGGTGGTCACCGCGTCGTCCTACGGCACGCTGGTGCACGAACTGAAGGACGCTGAGCCGCCGCCCACGCGCCTGCAGTGGCGCTGGCGCCTCGACCAGCCGCTCACGGGCGGCCAGGCGCCGCCCGATCTGCTGACCAAGGCGGGTGACGACGCCGCGCTGAAGGTCTGCGCTCTGTTCGACCACCCGCTGGAGCGTGTGCCCTTCGTGGAGCGCACCGTGCTGCGCATCGCACGCAGCATCAGCGGCGAAGCCCTGCCCGCAGCCACACTCTGCTACGTGTGGGACAGCGGGCACCCCGCGCCGCTGCAAGGCGCCAACCCCTACACCCGGCGCGTGCGCTTCATCAGCCTGCAGGGCCAGGGCGCACCGCTGGACCAGTGGGTGAACGAAAGCCGCAACATGGCGCAGGACTTTGCAGAACTCTTTGGCGACGAGCTGCCCGCTGGCGCGGAAGTCCCCCGCGTGAGCACCGTGCTGATCGGCGCCGACAGCGACAACACCGCCAGCCGCAGCGTGGGCTGGGTAGCCGATTTGCGCTGGGCCAACGAACCACCCTGA